A stretch of Candidatus Hydrogenedentota bacterium DNA encodes these proteins:
- a CDS encoding leucine--tRNA ligase codes for MSSETAGLYDFQAIEKKWQAYWLANKTFKSEVDHSKPKYYVLDMFPYPSGAGLHVGHPEGYTATDIVSRFKRMKGFNVLHPMGWDAFGLPAERHAMRTGEHPAIITRQNCDTFRRQIQRLGLSYDWDREIDTTDQDYYKWTQWIFTVLFERGLAYEVEAPVNWCPALGTVLANEEVKDGRYVETGDPVEKRMMRQWMLRITAYAERLISDLDGLDWPEGIKAMQREWIGRSEGADVEFTVAGSGEKFTVFTTRPDTLFGATYCVLAPEHPLTLQIATEGQRAAVAEYVAAAGRKSAQDRMRDEKEKTGVFTGAYAVNPVNGKEVPIWTADYVLAEYGYGAIMAVPAHDTRDYEFAKNFGIEIIEVISGGNIAEEAFTGDGVLVNSPLIDGLRVPEAKKKITAWLEERGIGRGTVNYKLRDWLFSRQRYWGEPFPVIRLEDGTVKTVPMTDLPITLPELDEYKPTADGEPPLARARDWVDTTDPATGRPARRETNTMPQWAGSCWYYLRFCDPRNNGEAWSKEAENYWMPVDLYIGGAEHAVLHLLYARFWHKVLFDAGHVSTSEPFQKLFNQGMILAYSYKDELGKYHYPHEVERRGEQWVVKENGAPVHTQIEKMSKSRYNVVNPDEVADAYGADSVRLYEMFMGPLDREKPWTDEGVQGVHRFLRRVWSLFVNDEGAPHPRIVESGGDPAMEKELHKTVKAVTQNIESLMFNTAIARMMEFVNAGMKAAAIDKSVMERFALVLSPFAPHLAEELWERLGHTATLAYEPWPVWDEAVLAEDSIEIPVQVLGKLRGKVTVPADADQAAILAAAKTDPKIMPFLEGKTIVKEIYVPGKMVNLVVK; via the coding sequence ATGTCCAGTGAAACGGCGGGTCTGTACGATTTTCAGGCCATCGAGAAAAAATGGCAGGCGTATTGGCTGGCCAACAAGACCTTCAAGTCGGAAGTGGACCATTCAAAGCCCAAGTACTACGTGCTGGACATGTTCCCCTATCCCAGCGGGGCGGGGCTGCATGTGGGCCATCCCGAGGGCTACACGGCCACGGACATCGTGTCCCGCTTCAAGCGGATGAAGGGCTTCAACGTCCTGCACCCCATGGGCTGGGACGCCTTCGGCCTGCCCGCCGAGCGGCACGCCATGCGCACCGGCGAGCACCCCGCCATCATCACGCGGCAGAACTGCGACACGTTCCGGCGGCAGATTCAGCGGCTGGGCCTCTCCTACGACTGGGACCGCGAGATAGACACGACGGACCAGGACTACTACAAGTGGACCCAGTGGATATTCACGGTGCTCTTCGAGCGGGGGCTGGCCTACGAGGTGGAGGCGCCCGTGAACTGGTGCCCCGCCCTGGGCACGGTGCTGGCGAACGAGGAGGTGAAGGACGGGCGCTATGTGGAGACGGGCGACCCCGTCGAGAAGCGGATGATGCGGCAGTGGATGCTGCGGATCACGGCCTACGCCGAGCGGCTGATTTCGGACCTGGACGGGCTGGACTGGCCCGAGGGCATCAAGGCGATGCAGCGCGAGTGGATAGGCCGCAGCGAGGGCGCGGATGTCGAGTTCACCGTGGCGGGTTCGGGGGAGAAGTTCACCGTTTTCACCACGCGTCCCGACACGCTCTTCGGCGCGACCTACTGCGTGCTGGCCCCGGAGCATCCCCTGACGCTCCAGATTGCCACGGAGGGGCAGCGGGCGGCGGTGGCGGAATATGTCGCGGCGGCGGGGCGCAAGAGCGCCCAGGACCGCATGCGGGACGAGAAGGAGAAGACGGGCGTGTTCACCGGGGCCTATGCGGTCAACCCGGTGAACGGGAAAGAGGTCCCCATTTGGACGGCGGACTATGTGCTGGCGGAGTACGGGTACGGCGCGATCATGGCGGTGCCCGCCCACGACACGCGGGACTATGAGTTCGCGAAGAACTTCGGCATTGAAATCATCGAGGTGATCTCCGGCGGGAACATCGCCGAGGAGGCCTTCACCGGCGACGGCGTGCTGGTGAACTCGCCGCTGATTGACGGATTGCGCGTGCCCGAGGCGAAAAAGAAAATCACCGCGTGGCTCGAGGAGCGGGGCATCGGGAGGGGCACGGTGAACTACAAGCTGCGCGACTGGCTCTTCTCGCGCCAGCGCTACTGGGGCGAGCCGTTCCCAGTGATTCGGCTGGAGGACGGCACGGTCAAAACCGTGCCCATGACGGACCTGCCCATCACCCTGCCGGAGCTGGACGAGTACAAGCCGACGGCGGACGGCGAGCCGCCTCTGGCGCGCGCGCGGGACTGGGTGGACACCACGGACCCGGCCACGGGCCGCCCCGCGCGCCGCGAGACAAACACCATGCCCCAGTGGGCGGGCTCCTGCTGGTACTACCTGCGTTTCTGCGACCCGCGCAACAACGGCGAGGCGTGGTCGAAGGAGGCGGAAAACTACTGGATGCCGGTGGACCTGTACATCGGCGGCGCGGAGCACGCCGTGCTCCACCTGCTCTACGCGCGCTTCTGGCACAAGGTGCTCTTCGACGCGGGCCATGTGAGCACGTCCGAGCCCTTCCAGAAACTCTTCAACCAGGGCATGATCCTCGCCTACTCCTACAAGGACGAACTGGGCAAGTACCACTACCCGCACGAGGTCGAGCGCCGGGGCGAGCAGTGGGTGGTGAAGGAAAACGGCGCGCCGGTCCACACCCAGATCGAGAAGATGAGCAAGTCCCGCTACAACGTGGTGAACCCCGACGAGGTGGCCGACGCCTACGGCGCGGACTCCGTGCGCCTCTACGAGATGTTCATGGGCCCCCTGGACCGCGAGAAGCCCTGGACCGACGAGGGCGTGCAGGGCGTCCACCGCTTCCTGCGCCGGGTCTGGTCCCTCTTCGTCAACGACGAGGGCGCACCGCACCCGCGCATCGTGGAGAGCGGCGGCGACCCCGCCATGGAAAAGGAACTGCACAAGACCGTCAAGGCCGTGACCCAGAACATCGAGAGCCTCATGTTCAACACGGCCATCGCCCGCATGATGGAGTTTGTGAACGCCGGGATGAAGGCTGCGGCCATAGACAAGTCCGTGATGGAGCGCTTTGCGCTGGTCCTGTCCCCCTTCGCGCCGCACCTGGCCGAGGAGCTGTGGGAGCGGCTGGGCCACACGGCCACCCTGGCCTACGAGCCGTGGCCGGTGTGGGACGAGGCCGTGCTGGCCGAGGACAGCATCGAAATCCCCGTGCAGGTGCTGGGCAAGCTGCGCGGCAAGGTCACCGTGCCCGCCGACGCCGACCAGGCCGCCATCCTCGCCGCCGCGAAGACCGACCCCAAAATCATGCCCTTTCTTGAGGGCAAGACCATCGTCAAGGAAATTTACGTGCCCGGGAAAATGGTGAACCTGGTGGTGAAGTGA